The following proteins are encoded in a genomic region of Labeo rohita strain BAU-BD-2019 chromosome 5, IGBB_LRoh.1.0, whole genome shotgun sequence:
- the tmc2a gene encoding transmembrane channel-like protein 2-A, translating into MPKKSDTARKLEDVGIEIDGDVESAEENKKTKGKGAKKPAAGKRGKAAASDDGEDEDEDGEPPRGRRAANKKKPVQVDEEDSDDDIPQRRCAGNRRRGKVRESGRNGENEKSGKRNKKGGKKQKDGKGKGKDKDNDSDKDEKKKKNSSGDDSNSDEEEESMSEGEMAKLMEEVEEKKKLIANIRNKPWRMRRRLKVLKEAQQFVDKFEGALGKGKGRKLYAYKVMMMKKWIKFQRDFENFRTACIPWERKIKEVESHFGSSVASYFIFLRWMYGMNLVLFSLTFGLVVIPEVLMGLPYGSIPRKTVPREEQDTAMDYSVLTDFNGYCKYSVLFYGYYNNQRTIGFLKFRLPLSYLMVGIGTFGYSLMVVIRTMAKNADVGGGDGEDNEFTFAWKMFTSWDYLIGNAETADNKYASITTSFKESIVDEQENQKDENIHLRRFLRVLANFLITCTLGGSGYLIYFVVKRSQEFANMDNLSWYEKNELEIIMSLLGLVGPMLFETIAELEEYHPRIALKWQLGRIFALFLGNLYTFLLALFDEVNAKLEEEESIKNASIWFMKEYYANYSANNPNDTGTPPPIDPADVIRGPCWETTVGIEFVKLTVSDIQVTYLTILIGDFLRAMIVRFLNYCWCWDLEAGWPSYGEFDISGNVLGLVFNQGMIWMGAFYAPGLVGINVLRLLTSMYYQCWAVMACNVPHERVFKASKSNNFYMGLLLLILFLSLLPVVYTIMSLPPSFDCGPFSGKERMFDVIMETIDLDLPAFMGTLFGYVANPGLIIPAVLLMVLAIYYLNSVSEAYKNSNMELKKKMQMARDEEKNRRNNKDSTNQVMKDLEDLLPNRSLAPPVPPENSAEKKHDQGGKSPKVKPGTAGGGVHLQKDVSLASANPNARGPVTRAPGPRGPGPLPGQPGAGRGQGPPPRRQ; encoded by the exons ATGCCAAAGAAAAGTGATACAGCAAGAAAACTGGAAGATG tgggAATAGAAATTGATGGAGATGTGGAGAGTGCTGAAG agaacaaaaaaacaaaaggcaaGGGTGCTAAAAAACCAGCAGCCGGTAAGCGGGGCAAAGCAGCGGCCAGTGATGATGGTGAGGATGAAGATGAGGATGGTGAACCTCCTAGAGGTCGTCGAGCGGCCAATAAAAAGAAACCAGTGCAGGTAGATGAGGAAGACAGTGATGACGATATTCCACAGAGGAGATGTGCCGGGAACAGGAGAAGAGGAAAAGTACGTGAGAGTGGACGAAATGGGGAAAATGAGAAGTCCGGCAAAAGAAACAAGAAaggtggaaaaaaacagaaggaTGGTAAGGGGAAAGGAAAAGACAAGGACAATGACAGCGACAAAgatgaaaagaagaaaaagaacagTAG TGGTGATGATTCCAATTCAGATGAAGAGGAGGAGTCCATGTCAGAAGGAGAAATGGCCAAACTGATGGAGGAGGTGGAGGAGAAAAAGAAACTGATAGCAAACATCCGGAACAAGCCCTGGCGAATGAGAAGACGACTTAAAGTCCTCAA AGAGGCTCAACAGTTTGTGGATAAATTTGAAGGTGCTTTGGGCAAAGGGAAAGGCAGGAAACTATATGCCTACAaagtgatgatgatgaag AAATGGATAAAGTTTCAAAGAGATTTTGAAAATTTTAGGACAGCCTGCATCCCATGGGAGCGGAAAATAAAGGAAGTTGAGA GTCACTTTGGCTCCTCGGTTGCTTCATACTTTATTTTCCTCCGTTGGATGTACGGCATGAACTTGGTCCTCTTCAGCTTAACCTTTGGCCTGGTTGTGATACCAGAG GTTCTAATGGGACTTCCATATGGGTCCATTCCTCGGAAAACTGTGCCGAGAGAAGAGCAAGACACTGCTATGGACTATTCTGTTCTCACAGATTTCAAT GGTTACTGCAAGTACTCAGTTCTTTTCTATGGCTACTATAATAACCAGAGAACCATTGGCTTCCTGAAGTTTCGTCTCCCTCTGTCTTACCTCATGGTGGGCATTGGGACCTTCGGGTATAGCCTCATGGTTGTGATCAGAAC GATGGCTAAAAACGCAGATGTGGGGGGAGGGGACGGAGAAGACAATGAGTTCACCTTTGCCTGGAAGATGTTCACCAGCTGGGATTATCTTATTGGGAATGCAGAGACAGCTGACAATAAATACGCCTCCATCACCACCAGCTTCAAA GAGTCCATTGTGGATGAGCAGGAGAACCAAAAGGATGAGAACATTCATCTAAGGAGATTCTTACGTGTCCTAGCCAACTTTCTCATCACCTGTACACTGGGAGGAAGTGGCTATCTCATCTACTTTGTGGTAAAACGCTCCCAAGAGTTCGCCAATATGGACAACCTCTCATGGTACGAGAAGAACGAG CTTGAGATCATCATGTCTCTGCTGGGGCTTGTGGGTCCGATGCTCTTTGAGACCATCGCCGAGCTGGAGGAATACCATCCACGTATAGCCCTCAAGTGGCAGCTAGGGCGTATATTTGCACTCTTCCTTGGCAACCTCTACACATTTTTGCTTGCTCTGTTCGATGAGGTTAATGCGAAA CTTGAAGAGGAGGAGTCTATAAAAAATGCCAGCATTTGGTTCATGAAGGAGTATTATGCCAACTACTCAGCCAACAACCCAAATGACACAGGCACTCCACCTCCTATCGACCCTGCTGATGTCATCAGAGGCCCATGCTGGGAAACTACAGTTGGAATA GAGTTTGTCAAGCTGACTGTATCAGATATACAAGTGACTTATCTGACCATCCTCATCGGTGACTTCTTGAGAGCAATGATTGTACGTTTTCTGAACTACTGCTGGTGTTGGGATCTGGAAGCTGGCTGG CCTTCCTATGGTGAATTTGACATAAGCGGCAATGTGCTTGGTTTGGTATTTAACCAAGGAATGATCTG gatGGGAGCATTCTATGCTCCTGGTTTGGTGGGCATCAATGTATTGCGGCTCCTGACCTCCATGTACTATCAATGCTGGGCTGTAATGGCCTGTAACGTCCCACATGAGAGGGTTTTTAAAGCTTCCAAATCCAATAACTTCTACATGGGCCTGTTACTGCTCATCCTCTTCTTGAGTCTCCTGCCTGTGGTTTACACCATCATGTCATTGCCTCCCTCCTTTGACTGTGGACCCTTTAG TGGGAAAGAAAGAATGTTTGACGTCATTATGGAGACCATTGATCTAGATCTACCTGCGTTTATGGGTACGCTCTTCGGCTACGTAGCAAACCCTGGACTCATTATACCAGCAGTTCTTTTAATGGT TCTGGCCATTTACTACCTGAATTCTGTGTCAGAGGCTTATAAGAACTCCAACATGGagctaaaaaagaaaatgcaaatg GCAAGAGATGAGGAGAAGAACAGACGGAACAACAAAGACAGCACTAACCAGGTGATGAAGGACCTGGAGGATCTACTTCCAAATCGCTCTCTTGCGCCCCCTGTTCCTCCGGAGAATAGTGCAG aaaaaaaacatgaccagGGTGGAAAATCTCCAAAAGTGAAACCAGGCACAGCTGGAGGTGGTGTGCATCTGCAGAAAGATGTATCACTTGCGTCAGCTAATCCTAATGCCCGGGGGCCTGTGACTCGAGCGCCAGGCCCCAGGGGACCTGGTCCCCTACCTGGCCAACCAGGGGCAGGCAGGGGTCAAGGGCCACCACCTAGACGGCAGTAA